In Cryptomeria japonica chromosome 10, Sugi_1.0, whole genome shotgun sequence, a genomic segment contains:
- the LOC131034910 gene encoding G-type lectin S-receptor-like serine/threonine-protein kinase At4g27290, which produces MAMKYLLLAIIMIIELHNGISLAVDGGDTFLLGDSLTGNQTMASKNRTFTLGFFSPVGTNKWYIGIWYAPISQKAIVWVANRENPIRSMPGVLKFSRDGYLNLFDGNGLSVWSTDASPKGSRAVIMDSGNFILLDAHNQTQIAWESFAHPGNTWLPNMKMWKGMKLTSWMSSVDPAVGLFSLEMDKSPGKMEMKLVYNKSVVYGSSGEWTGNQFAKIPEMSGEKRLQMSFVRLSPSRIYINFSINPIDHTLAGWYLLDENGEFQLHFWMHDGTRSLRWSTYLGQCSDYNIRGAYGLCNSNDVCSCLQGFTPKHDSSGCSWWSNGCVK; this is translated from the coding sequence ATGGCGATGAAATATTTGTTACTAGCCATCATCATGATTATTGAACTGCATAATGGCATATCATTAGCAGTGGATGGTGGAGATACGTTTCTTTTAGGCGATTCGCTCACTGGAAATCAGACCATGGCGTCAAAGAATCGCACGTTTACTTTGGGATTTTTCAGTCCGGTAGGAACGAATAAATGGTATATTGGCATCTGGTATGCGCCAATCTCTCAGAAGGCCATTGTTTGGGTGGCTAACAGAGAAAATCCTATCAGAAGCATGCCCGGTGTTCTTAAATTTTCGCGCGATGGATATCTTAACTTGTTTGATGGAAATGGTCTGTCAGTTTGGTCAACTGACGCTAGCCCGAAAGGGTCCCGTGCTGTGATAATGGACTCTGGTAATTTCATTCTGCTGGACGCCCACAACCAAACTCAGATTGCCTGGGAAAGTTTCGCACATCCGGGAAATACATGGTTGCCCAACATGAAGATGTGGAAGGGCATGAAGCTAACATCCTGGATGAGTTCTGTGGATCCTGCAGTTGGGTTATTCTCTTTGGAAATGGACAAGTCTCCAGGAAAAATGGAGATGAAGTTGGTCTATAACAAGAGCGTGGTCTATGGTTCTAGCGGAGAGTGGACTGGCAACCAATTCGCCAAGATTCCAGAGATGTCAGGTGAGAAGAGGTTACAAATGTCCTTTGTAAGGCTATCTCCTTCAAGAATATACATTAATTTTAGCATAAACCCAATAGATCATACCCTCGCAGGGTGGTACCTGTTAGATGAGAACGGCGAATTTCAGCTCCACTTCTGGATGCATGACGGTACACGGAGTCTGAGGTGGTCGACATACCTCGGTCAATGCAGTGATTACAATATCCGTGGGGCGTATGGACTGTGCAATTCGAATGATGTGTGTAGTTGTTTACAAGGTTTCACACCCAAGCACGACTCAAGCGGTTGTAGCTGGTGGTCAAACGGATGTGTTAAGTGA
- the LOC131039278 gene encoding G-type lectin S-receptor-like serine/threonine-protein kinase At2g19130: MEAVFYNNEPTQYSCRTGCLKNCSCTAFAFAISDPPVCRLWFGDLLRVRVSPEGQSVFVRLAASELPHLTSHQSNKTSRLFLSLPTTFSIVLVLFFASFLLWKNQRLREESVEEDVPITLKMFTYKELRIATENFKHKLGSRGFGSSEEAKKVLEWKTRFKIALGTARGLVYLHEECRDRIIHCDIKPENILLDGDFRPKIADFGLAKLVGRDFSRVLTTTRGTQGYLAPEWISGLPITPKAEVYSFGMIMFEIISGRRNLVLAVEESRLYFPTWVLSQIQRGNIIDVVDSRIASEADMKEVKRSAVVAGLCIQDNENERPSMSEVVKILEGTMEAHVPKIPRSLQVLVSEVDDDDSDAFARTPPISTGTKFAKQ, encoded by the exons ATGGAAGCTGTCTTTTACAACAACGAGCCAACACAGTATAGCTGCCGGACAGGTTGTCTAAAAAATTGCTCCTGCACAGCCTTTGCTTTCGCTATTTCTGATCCACCCGTTTGTAGATTGTGGTTTGGAGATTTATTGAGAGTGCGTGTTTCGCCGGAGGGCCAATCCGTCTTTGTTAGGCTGGCTGCTTCTGAGTTGCCGCACTTGACATCACATCAAAGCAACAAAACTTCTCGTCTTTTCCTTTCACTTCCTACAACTTTCTCTATTGTTTTAGTTCTGTTCTTTGCCTCATTTCTTCTGTGGAAAAATCAAAGACTGCGGGAGGAGAGTGTTGAAGAGGACGTGCCAATAACGCTCAAAATGTTCACTTACAAAGAGCTACGTATTGCAACTGAAAATTTCAAGCATAAGCTGGGGAGCCGAGGATTCGGGTCC TCAGAAGAAGCAAAGAAGGTGTTGGAATGGAAGACTCGGTTCAAGATCGCACTGGGAACTGCGCGAGGATTAGTTTATCTCCACGAAGAATGCAGGGATCGCATTATTCACTGCGATATTAAGCCTGAAAACATTCTGTTGGACGGCGACTTCCGCCCAAAGATAGCTGATTTTGGGCTGGCAAAGCTGGTGGGCAGAGATTTCAGCCGCGTACTGACAACCACAAGGGGAACTCAAGGGTACTTGGCTCCAGAGTGGATCTCAGGCCTTCCTATCACTCCAAAGGCAGAAGTATACAGTTTTGGCATGATTATGTTCGAAATTATATCAGGCCGAAGAAATCTGGTTTTAGCGGTGGAGGAAAGTCGGTTGTACTTTCCTACCTGGGTTTTATCTCAAATTCAGAGGGGAAACATAATAGATGTTGTGGATTCAAGGATAGCAAGTGAGGCGGATATGAAAGAGGTGAAGAGAAGCGCTGTGGTGGCTGGGCTGTGCATTCAAGACAATGAGAATGAGAGGCCGAGCATGAGTGAAGTGGTGAAGATACTGGAAGGCACGATGGAGGCCCATGTGCCAAAGATTCCAAGGTCTCTACAGGTGTTGGTAAGTGAGGTAGACGACGATGATAGCGATGCATTTGCTCGAACTCCTCCAATATCCACTGGTACCAAATTCGCCAAACAATAG